Proteins from a genomic interval of Nostoc sp. TCL240-02:
- a CDS encoding WecB/TagA/CpsF family glycosyltransferase: protein MSKGNQAFSVLGIPVHVMANYPGWLLECLEQGRGIHVVTLNAEMTMQAEQNEFLAQIIKNAELVIPDGAGVVLYLRLLLWQKVQRFPGIELAEKLLQELGQQKTGAKVFFYGAAPGVASTAADFWQQQIPDLNIVGTHSGYHSPEEEAQLQQTLAQLQPQAIFVGLGVPRQELWIAKNRHLCPQAIWIGVGGSFDIWSGTKTRAPAWLGNNNLEWLYRLYQEPWRWRRMLALPAFAVKAFVYRLTAKDAIS from the coding sequence ATGTCTAAAGGCAATCAAGCATTTTCAGTATTGGGAATACCAGTTCATGTGATGGCTAACTATCCAGGCTGGTTGTTAGAATGCCTAGAACAAGGCAGAGGAATTCATGTAGTAACGCTCAATGCAGAAATGACTATGCAGGCAGAGCAGAATGAATTCCTCGCTCAGATAATTAAAAATGCTGAACTAGTTATTCCAGATGGAGCCGGGGTTGTTCTGTATTTACGGTTATTACTATGGCAAAAAGTTCAGCGTTTTCCGGGAATTGAATTAGCAGAAAAACTTTTGCAAGAACTTGGACAACAGAAGACAGGGGCAAAGGTGTTTTTTTATGGAGCAGCGCCTGGGGTGGCCTCAACTGCGGCAGATTTTTGGCAGCAGCAAATTCCAGATTTGAATATAGTAGGCACTCACTCAGGCTACCATTCCCCAGAAGAAGAAGCGCAATTGCAACAAACTCTTGCTCAATTGCAGCCACAAGCGATTTTTGTCGGTTTGGGAGTGCCACGTCAAGAGTTATGGATTGCCAAAAACCGCCATTTGTGTCCTCAAGCAATTTGGATTGGCGTTGGTGGTAGTTTTGATATTTGGTCGGGAACTAAAACCCGCGCTCCTGCCTGGTTAGGAAATAATAATTTGGAATGGTTGTATCGGCTGTATCAAGAACCTTGGCGTTGGCGGCGAATGTTGGCTTTGCCTGCTTTTGCTGTAAAAGCTTTTGTTTATCGTTTGACAGCAAAAGATGCAATTAGTTAA
- a CDS encoding response regulator transcription factor produces MSKIRIALIEDHDLTRVGIRTALIQKDEIEVVGEAANAAEGLRMLKMVQPDIAIVDIGLPDKDGIELTREVKSTANGQQLATKVLILTLRDNKEAVLAAFAAGADSYCMKDIKFDNLLEAVRVTYNGNAWIDPAIARIVLQQAQQNPQKLESAFVDAKTIASNPDYVENLEGIQPYTLTERELEVLQLIVEGCSNALIAERLYITVGTVKTHVRNILNKLCADDRTQAAVRALRSGLVG; encoded by the coding sequence ATGAGTAAAATTCGTATTGCTTTAATTGAAGATCATGACCTCACTCGCGTGGGTATTCGGACAGCGCTCATCCAAAAGGATGAAATTGAAGTTGTAGGTGAAGCTGCCAATGCTGCCGAGGGGCTAAGAATGTTAAAAATGGTACAACCTGATATTGCGATCGTAGATATTGGTTTACCAGATAAAGATGGTATTGAACTAACACGGGAGGTAAAATCTACTGCGAATGGGCAGCAGCTAGCCACAAAAGTGTTAATTTTGACGCTGCGGGATAACAAAGAAGCTGTGTTAGCGGCTTTTGCTGCTGGTGCAGATTCTTACTGTATGAAAGATATCAAATTTGATAATTTGCTGGAAGCAGTGAGAGTAACTTACAATGGCAACGCCTGGATCGATCCAGCGATCGCTAGAATTGTATTACAACAAGCACAACAAAATCCTCAAAAGTTGGAATCGGCTTTTGTAGATGCCAAGACTATTGCCTCTAACCCTGATTATGTCGAGAATCTGGAAGGAATTCAACCTTACACCCTGACAGAAAGGGAATTAGAAGTGCTACAGTTGATTGTCGAAGGTTGTAGTAATGCACTAATTGCGGAAAGACTTTACATCACTGTTGGGACTGTTAAAACTCACGTTCGCAATATTTTGAATAAGCTATGTGCCGATGACCGTACCCAAGCAGCAGTCCGCGCCCTGCGTTCTGGTTTAGTTGGGTAA
- a CDS encoding sensor histidine kinase — protein sequence MNILTNAIDALEQTIDNELPLPNITIRTSLIDSEWVKIAITDTGWECQNIKTT from the coding sequence ATGAATATTCTGACGAATGCCATTGATGCTTTAGAACAAACAATAGACAATGAACTTCCACTTCCCAACATTACCATTCGTACCTCATTAATTGATTCTGAGTGGGTAAAAATTGCGATCACTGACACGGGGTGGGAATGCCAGAACATAAAGACAACATAA
- a CDS encoding alpha/beta fold hydrolase, which translates to MFQPQGFDQRSINTSLGRMVYYSADGAPWQNNVTAKDDQETLVFLHGFGGGSSAYEWSKVYPAFAAEYRVIAPDLIGWGRSEHPARNYNIEDYLTTIREFLQQTCTGPVTAIASSLTAAFTIRVAAANPDLFKALILTTPAGLSDFGEDYSRSFFAQLISVPVVDRLIYSTGVATSGGIRSFLEQRQFAKSNRVYQEIVDAYLQSAQQPNAEYAALSFVRGDLCFDLSLYIQELTTPTAIIWGQKSEFTGPSIGRRLAEINPQAIRFFQELEDVGLTPQLELPAVTIGLIRQFLPLLN; encoded by the coding sequence ATGTTTCAACCACAAGGATTTGACCAACGCTCTATAAATACCTCACTAGGTAGAATGGTGTATTATTCTGCTGATGGAGCGCCTTGGCAGAATAATGTAACTGCTAAAGACGATCAAGAAACTTTGGTGTTCTTGCATGGCTTTGGTGGTGGATCTTCTGCTTATGAGTGGTCAAAGGTTTATCCGGCTTTTGCCGCCGAATATCGGGTCATTGCACCCGATCTGATCGGTTGGGGTCGGTCTGAGCATCCGGCACGGAATTATAATATTGAGGATTATTTAACCACGATTCGGGAGTTTTTACAGCAGACTTGTACTGGTCCTGTAACTGCGATCGCTTCTTCTTTGACCGCAGCATTTACAATTCGAGTAGCAGCAGCTAATCCTGATTTATTCAAGGCTTTAATTCTCACCACCCCCGCCGGACTTTCCGACTTTGGCGAAGACTACTCGCGTAGTTTTTTTGCCCAGTTAATCAGTGTTCCTGTTGTTGACCGTTTAATTTACAGCACAGGGGTAGCCACCAGTGGGGGTATTCGCAGTTTCTTGGAGCAACGGCAATTTGCTAAGTCTAATCGAGTGTACCAAGAAATTGTAGATGCTTATTTGCAATCCGCCCAGCAGCCCAATGCTGAATATGCAGCACTGTCCTTTGTCCGTGGCGATTTATGCTTTGATTTATCCCTTTACATTCAAGAATTAACAACTCCCACCGCCATTATTTGGGGACAAAAGTCAGAATTTACAGGGCCTTCAATTGGTCGCCGCCTTGCCGAAATTAATCCCCAAGCAATCAGATTTTTTCAAGAGTTAGAAGATGTGGGGTTAACACCACAGTTGGAATTGCCGGCAGTAACAATTGGGTTAATTCGCCAATTTTTGCCTTTGCTGAATTAG
- a CDS encoding Uma2 family endonuclease codes for MNATTTTLSSILKLKIDLTDEQFFQMCQKNRDYRFERTASGEILIMPPIGSDTGNRNFDMVVELGIWNKQTKLGKGFDSSTGFTLPNGAERSPDASWVKIERWNALTPEQQEKFAPICPDFVIELRSRTDSLKELQEKMQEYIGNGAQLGWLIDRKNKRVEIYRPGKDVDILDNPTSLSGENVLPGFVLNLQQII; via the coding sequence ATGAACGCCACAACAACCACTTTGTCTTCTATACTCAAGTTGAAAATCGACTTGACTGATGAGCAATTTTTCCAGATGTGTCAGAAAAACCGCGACTATCGATTTGAGCGTACAGCATCAGGGGAAATATTAATTATGCCACCAATAGGTAGTGATACTGGCAACCGCAACTTTGATATGGTTGTTGAGTTAGGAATCTGGAATAAACAGACTAAATTAGGCAAAGGTTTTGATTCTTCAACTGGCTTTACCCTACCCAATGGTGCAGAACGTTCTCCCGATGCTTCTTGGGTAAAAATTGAACGGTGGAATGCTTTAACCCCAGAACAACAAGAAAAATTCGCCCCTATTTGTCCTGATTTTGTTATAGAGTTGCGTTCTCGTACTGATTCGTTGAAAGAATTGCAGGAGAAAATGCAGGAATATATCGGAAATGGCGCTCAACTAGGATGGTTAATTGACCGGAAAAATAAGCGAGTAGAAATTTATCGTCCAGGTAAAGATGTAGACATATTAGACAATCCTACTAGTTTATCAGGAGAAAATGTCCTACCTGGATTTGTGTTGAATTTACAGCAAATTATCTAG
- a CDS encoding ShlB/FhaC/HecB family hemolysin secretion/activation protein, producing MKQVVTENSIISSVFSTQQILTKPTSIISGLRPLAFGFVLAAVLSNYQQVIAQTPNPETLPPGRLEEVPVTPLPTDVLPKPTDNNQLVPLPTIPDESIPSQDNSNAKFRVERIEVVGSTVFKPEQFAAITNPFVGKEVTFAELLQIKDAIAKLYIDKGYVTTGALIPPQTLEAGTVKIQVIEGSLEEIKIIGNRRLRSQYIRSRIQLGAGKPLNVPRLLEKLQLLRLDPRIQNLSAELQTGVHPGSNILQVEVEEADTFKLTASLDNGRSPSVGSFRRGVDLQEANLLGLGDTLSVGYANTDGSNSINANYTLPINAHNGTISFGFNQGWNHVIEEPFSVLDIQSDSQSYELGYRQPLVQKSTQELAVGVSFSRQSSQTELGIDNIGPFRLSPGADENGKTNISAVRFFQEYTQRSNQYVFAARWQLSFGVDWFDANVSENEPDSRFFAWRGQAQWVRQLAPDTLFLVRGDFQLAADSLVPLEQFGLGGQLSVRGYRQDALLTDNGLLFSAEFRVPIVRANKIDGVLQLTPFIDVGKGWNVNGENPSPSTLVSTGLGLLWKQGDDLSARLDWGIPLISVDGEKRSLQENGLYFSLRYSPF from the coding sequence GTGAAACAAGTCGTTACAGAGAACTCTATTATTAGTTCAGTATTTTCTACACAACAAATATTAACCAAGCCTACAAGTATAATCTCTGGACTACGACCTCTGGCATTCGGCTTTGTTTTAGCAGCAGTATTATCTAATTATCAGCAGGTGATTGCCCAAACTCCAAATCCTGAGACCTTACCACCCGGTCGGTTAGAAGAAGTTCCGGTAACACCCTTACCCACTGATGTGTTGCCAAAGCCAACAGATAACAATCAATTAGTCCCTTTGCCAACAATACCAGATGAGTCAATTCCAAGTCAGGATAACTCGAATGCGAAATTTCGGGTAGAGCGGATTGAAGTTGTAGGTAGTACAGTTTTCAAACCAGAGCAATTTGCCGCGATTACCAATCCCTTTGTCGGCAAAGAAGTGACATTTGCAGAATTACTGCAAATCAAAGATGCGATCGCCAAGCTTTACATTGATAAGGGTTATGTGACTACAGGGGCATTGATTCCACCGCAGACACTAGAAGCAGGAACAGTAAAGATTCAGGTAATCGAAGGCAGTCTGGAAGAAATCAAAATCATTGGTAACAGACGATTACGTAGTCAATACATTCGCTCCCGCATCCAACTTGGTGCTGGCAAACCCCTAAACGTACCACGCCTCCTAGAAAAACTACAACTACTCCGTCTCGATCCACGGATTCAAAACCTATCAGCCGAATTGCAAACAGGCGTGCATCCGGGAAGCAATATATTGCAAGTTGAGGTAGAAGAAGCAGACACTTTTAAACTGACGGCAAGCCTAGATAATGGGCGATCGCCTAGTGTGGGTAGTTTTCGTCGGGGAGTGGATCTGCAAGAAGCCAATTTATTAGGTTTGGGCGATACTCTAAGTGTGGGATACGCCAATACTGATGGTAGTAATAGCATTAATGCCAATTACACACTACCGATTAATGCCCACAACGGCACTATATCCTTTGGCTTTAACCAGGGATGGAACCACGTTATTGAAGAACCATTCAGTGTCCTTGATATCCAGTCAGATTCCCAATCTTATGAATTAGGATATCGGCAACCACTAGTGCAAAAATCAACCCAAGAGTTGGCAGTTGGGGTGTCATTTTCGCGCCAATCAAGCCAAACTGAGTTGGGTATTGATAATATTGGGCCGTTTCGCCTCTCACCAGGTGCAGATGAGAACGGAAAAACGAATATTTCGGCTGTGCGCTTTTTTCAAGAATATACCCAGCGAAGTAACCAGTATGTGTTTGCGGCGCGATGGCAATTGAGTTTTGGGGTAGATTGGTTTGATGCCAATGTCAGTGAGAATGAACCAGATAGCCGCTTTTTCGCATGGCGGGGACAGGCGCAGTGGGTACGACAATTAGCACCAGACACATTATTTTTAGTTAGGGGCGATTTCCAATTAGCGGCAGATTCTTTAGTGCCTTTAGAGCAATTTGGTCTTGGTGGACAACTAAGTGTCCGGGGCTATCGTCAAGACGCATTACTTACAGATAATGGTCTGTTGTTTTCGGCAGAATTTCGAGTCCCCATTGTCCGCGCCAATAAAATTGACGGGGTACTGCAACTTACACCCTTCATTGATGTGGGTAAAGGTTGGAACGTCAACGGCGAAAATCCATCGCCAAGTACCCTTGTCAGTACTGGGTTGGGGCTATTGTGGAAACAGGGTGATGACTTATCGGCTCGCCTAGATTGGGGCATTCCTTTAATCTCGGTGGATGGTGAAAAGCGATCGCTCCAAGAAAATGGCTTGTACTTCTCACTCCGCTATTCCCCATTTTGA
- a CDS encoding IS4 family transposase — translation MIINSFPKIVKDILKSLPKNDYPVLNSRLFFECWLSYALDNSLTSMRDLFNRLNNNCFEVDISTFSKANLHRSQKPFQEIYQKLNELVQKEVQKKLHNKYAICPIDSTIITLTSKLLWVLGHHQVKLFSSLNLSTGSPEDNFINFGHDHDYKFGSKMMSSLPINAVGVMDRGFAGLKFIQELVQENKYFVLRIKNNWKLEFDGSNGLVKVGASDDAQAYRVINFCDLETKTEFRLVTNLPESGDAAVHDDEIRDIYRLRWGVELLWKFLKMHLKLDKLITKNVNGITIQIYVSLIAYLILQLLSIPEQWGHTLLDKFRYLQSCMCQKISYVHWFEEMMFC, via the coding sequence GTGATTATAAATTCATTTCCCAAAATTGTCAAAGATATACTGAAAAGCCTGCCAAAAAACGATTATCCAGTATTGAACAGTCGTCTGTTTTTTGAGTGCTGGCTATCCTATGCCCTGGATAACAGCTTAACAAGTATGCGAGATTTGTTTAACAGATTAAATAACAATTGTTTTGAGGTAGATATTTCTACTTTCTCTAAAGCAAATTTACATCGAAGCCAAAAACCTTTTCAAGAGATTTACCAAAAATTAAATGAATTAGTACAGAAGGAAGTTCAAAAAAAGTTACACAATAAATATGCAATTTGTCCAATAGATTCAACAATTATTACTCTCACAAGTAAATTGTTATGGGTACTAGGTCATCATCAAGTCAAGCTGTTTAGTTCCTTAAATCTCTCCACAGGAAGCCCAGAAGATAACTTCATCAATTTTGGACATGACCATGATTATAAATTTGGTTCCAAAATGATGTCTAGTCTCCCAATAAATGCTGTTGGAGTAATGGATAGGGGTTTTGCTGGATTAAAATTTATCCAAGAATTAGTACAAGAAAACAAATATTTTGTTTTGCGGATAAAAAACAATTGGAAACTAGAATTTGATGGCTCAAATGGATTGGTCAAAGTTGGTGCATCTGATGATGCTCAAGCTTATAGAGTAATTAATTTCTGTGATTTAGAGACAAAAACCGAGTTTCGCTTAGTGACTAATTTACCAGAGTCGGGAGATGCAGCTGTTCATGATGATGAAATTAGGGATATTTATCGATTACGTTGGGGAGTTGAATTGTTGTGGAAGTTTTTAAAGATGCACTTAAAACTTGACAAACTCATTACCAAAAACGTCAATGGTATTACCATACAAATTTACGTGAGCTTGATAGCCTATCTGATTTTACAGCTTTTATCTATTCCCGAACAATGGGGACATACACTATTAGATAAATTCCGCTATCTTCAATCTTGTATGTGTCAGAAAATCAGCTATGTTCATTGGTTTGAGGAGATGATGTTTTGCTGA
- a CDS encoding armadillo-type fold-containing protein: MAQASSSWQQLINQILNWKWSHPLFKTKGATKQQTFKRFSGPGGLLGFLTIFVAMLLWNWMLLLALLMGIGVMVLVYSMQKWDWQLHWSKIRKFLNSSNRRLVLAVISGGLATVSTYMAAAIWVDSHSSWIAAGAIIQGVGTLLTLILLVWQIVNFYENREEDYLDRLLVNLTDKDPLKRLIALRQLTKFISRQRVDSSVQQDVAECLQLLLSREEEVAIREAAFKSLQACDDLRSIRDHCLQVLPPKTAAPFVPVSAKVKHHVY; the protein is encoded by the coding sequence GTGGCACAGGCTTCGTCTTCTTGGCAGCAATTGATCAACCAAATCCTCAACTGGAAATGGTCGCATCCATTGTTCAAGACAAAAGGAGCTACAAAGCAGCAAACATTTAAGCGTTTCTCTGGGCCTGGCGGCTTGCTTGGGTTCCTGACAATTTTTGTTGCTATGTTGTTGTGGAACTGGATGCTGCTATTGGCTCTCTTAATGGGCATTGGGGTAATGGTATTGGTTTACTCAATGCAGAAGTGGGATTGGCAATTGCACTGGTCTAAGATACGTAAGTTCTTAAACAGTTCAAATCGTCGATTAGTCTTAGCGGTCATTAGTGGTGGTCTTGCTACTGTCAGCACTTATATGGCCGCTGCAATTTGGGTTGACTCTCACAGTTCCTGGATTGCAGCTGGTGCTATTATCCAAGGCGTGGGAACCCTGTTAACTTTAATTTTATTGGTCTGGCAAATTGTCAACTTCTATGAAAATCGAGAAGAAGACTATCTCGATCGGTTGTTGGTCAATTTAACAGACAAAGATCCATTGAAACGGTTGATTGCCCTACGTCAACTAACTAAATTCATCAGCCGTCAGCGAGTTGATTCTTCAGTACAGCAAGATGTTGCCGAATGCTTGCAACTCTTACTCAGTCGAGAGGAAGAAGTTGCGATTCGAGAGGCAGCTTTTAAAAGTTTACAAGCTTGCGATGACCTCCGTTCGATCAGAGACCATTGCCTACAAGTGCTACCCCCCAAAACAGCAGCACCTTTTGTACCCGTATCAGCAAAAGTCAAGCACCACGTTTATTAG
- a CDS encoding Uma2 family endonuclease, with protein MAIATQPQLTLDEFLKLSETEPASDFINGKVIQKPIPQGEHSLLQVTLCQTINGIAKRQKIAIAFSELRCTFGGASIVPDVSVFRWDRIPKTPSGRIANRFEIHPDWAIEILSPDQKLKKVLSKLLHCSRNGNELGWLINPEDESVLGVFPGQRVELYEGADKLPILEGIELELTVEQIFGWLSLT; from the coding sequence ATGGCGATCGCAACTCAACCCCAACTAACTTTAGACGAGTTTCTTAAACTGTCAGAAACTGAGCCAGCATCAGACTTTATCAATGGGAAAGTTATTCAAAAACCAATACCTCAAGGTGAACATAGCTTACTTCAGGTTACTCTTTGCCAAACAATTAACGGTATAGCTAAAAGGCAGAAAATTGCTATAGCTTTTTCAGAACTACGCTGTACCTTTGGTGGTGCTTCTATCGTCCCTGATGTGTCTGTGTTTCGTTGGGATAGAATTCCTAAAACTCCATCTGGCAGAATTGCTAATCGTTTTGAAATTCATCCCGACTGGGCAATTGAGATTCTTTCCCCAGACCAAAAGTTAAAAAAAGTGTTGAGTAAATTATTGCATTGTTCGCGCAATGGTAATGAATTAGGCTGGTTAATCAACCCTGAAGACGAAAGTGTGCTGGGGGTGTTTCCTGGACAGAGGGTGGAATTATACGAAGGTGCAGATAAATTACCCATCCTAGAGGGTATCGAGTTGGAACTGACTGTAGAACAAATTTTTGGCTGGTTGAGTTTGACGTAA
- the ftsE gene encoding cell division ATP-binding protein FtsE, producing MPVLTTQVKTDKSFQREDCATQQYGSNTTAKVTLQSVSKTYANGTHTLLNANLEVKKGEFLFITGPSGSGKSTLLKLLYGQELPTQGEVIVDDCNIAGLRGDRLSLFRRRIGIVFQDYKLISQRTVAENVTFVLQAQGYTRKEIQRRLEPTLKLVGLLSKADCFPDQLSGGEQQRVSIARAIVGTPPLLLADEPTGNLDPDNSWQVIQILQKLNSFGATVIVTTHDEQLVRRCNHPVVQVTNGQLCRK from the coding sequence ATGCCAGTATTAACAACTCAAGTTAAAACAGATAAATCCTTTCAGAGAGAGGACTGTGCAACTCAGCAGTATGGTAGTAATACTACTGCAAAGGTGACATTGCAATCTGTAAGCAAGACTTATGCTAACGGCACTCACACCTTATTGAATGCGAACCTTGAGGTAAAAAAGGGAGAATTTCTGTTTATCACCGGGCCAAGTGGTTCTGGTAAATCAACGCTCTTGAAACTCTTGTATGGCCAGGAGTTGCCTACACAGGGAGAAGTAATTGTTGATGACTGTAATATAGCGGGTTTACGGGGCGATCGCTTGTCATTGTTCCGGCGACGGATTGGCATTGTTTTTCAAGACTACAAACTGATTAGCCAACGAACAGTAGCAGAAAATGTGACTTTTGTGCTGCAAGCTCAAGGGTATACCCGTAAAGAAATTCAACGACGTTTAGAACCAACTTTAAAGCTAGTAGGTTTGCTGAGTAAAGCTGATTGCTTCCCAGATCAACTATCTGGGGGAGAGCAACAACGGGTGAGTATTGCCCGTGCGATCGTTGGTACACCACCACTACTGTTAGCAGACGAGCCTACTGGAAATCTCGATCCTGATAATTCCTGGCAAGTAATCCAGATTCTCCAGAAGTTAAATTCCTTTGGAGCTACGGTAATTGTTACCACCCATGATGAACAATTGGTACGGCGGTGCAATCATCCGGTAGTGCAAGTTACTAATGGACAGTTGTGTCGAAAATAA
- a CDS encoding AI-2E family transporter produces the protein MNLGQWIGLIAIVLSLYILWQIREVLLLMFAAVVLATTLNRLAKRFQRFGMKRGFAVLLAVAIFFAGIVGFFWLIVPPFAQQFQELTYQVPKGFGRFNSWLDALRTRIPNELVPYIPDINSLIQQAQPFINRVLGNSFAFVSGSLEVVLKILLVLVLTGMMLADPLAYRKVFVRLFPSFYRRRVEGILNKCEVSLEGWITGAFIAIFVVGLMSLIGLSILHVKAALALAVLAGFFNLIPNLGPTMSVIPAMAIAFLDEPWKAIAVLILYFIIQQVESNFITPVVMAHQVSLLPAITLIAQLFFVTFFGFLGLFLALPLTVVAKIWLQEVLIKDVLDEWGNNHRKETEFVMVSESPEVEDYWRADSPDVNREKGIDDDILQKED, from the coding sequence GTGAACCTCGGTCAATGGATCGGCTTAATCGCCATAGTTCTTTCTTTATACATCCTGTGGCAAATCCGGGAAGTGCTTTTGCTCATGTTTGCCGCAGTTGTGTTAGCCACGACCTTGAATCGGCTAGCAAAACGCTTCCAACGCTTTGGGATGAAGCGTGGATTCGCCGTTCTCCTGGCAGTAGCGATCTTTTTCGCAGGCATTGTGGGTTTTTTCTGGCTTATTGTCCCACCATTTGCACAGCAGTTTCAAGAACTAACCTATCAGGTTCCTAAAGGGTTTGGGCGCTTTAATAGTTGGCTTGATGCCCTGAGAACTCGCATTCCTAATGAGTTAGTTCCCTACATTCCAGATATCAACAGCCTCATTCAACAAGCACAACCATTCATCAATCGGGTGCTAGGAAATTCCTTCGCCTTTGTATCTGGCTCTTTAGAAGTCGTTCTTAAGATTTTGCTGGTGTTGGTTTTAACAGGAATGATGTTAGCCGATCCTTTAGCCTACCGAAAAGTATTTGTGCGGCTTTTCCCCTCATTTTATCGGCGGCGGGTGGAAGGAATTTTAAATAAGTGCGAAGTCTCTTTAGAGGGATGGATTACAGGCGCTTTCATTGCCATCTTTGTAGTAGGGCTGATGAGTCTCATTGGCTTATCAATTTTGCATGTCAAGGCAGCACTAGCTTTAGCGGTTTTAGCGGGATTTTTTAACTTGATTCCCAACCTGGGCCCAACGATGAGCGTAATCCCAGCAATGGCGATCGCCTTCTTGGATGAACCTTGGAAAGCGATCGCTGTCTTGATTCTCTACTTTATCATTCAACAGGTTGAGAGCAATTTCATTACGCCTGTGGTGATGGCACATCAAGTCTCATTGCTGCCCGCCATAACCTTAATTGCCCAACTATTTTTCGTAACTTTCTTTGGCTTTTTAGGATTATTTCTAGCACTACCCCTGACTGTTGTAGCTAAGATTTGGTTGCAAGAAGTGTTAATTAAAGATGTTTTAGATGAATGGGGAAATAACCATAGAAAAGAGACTGAGTTTGTGATGGTTTCTGAATCTCCTGAAGTAGAGGACTATTGGAGAGCAGATAGTCCTGATGTTAATCGGGAGAAAGGGATTGATGATGATATTTTACAAAAAGAAGATTAA